CGCCGAGTCTGGACAACATCTTCCTGGAGATGCACCGGGACATAGGGACCGGCCGGCCCGCCAACGGCGACCTCACCCCGTGGACCCGGCAGGGGGTGCTGCTGCTCAACCGCTCCCTCACGACGGCGCCCCGCCGGTCGAACGCCCACCAGGGCAAGGGCTGGGAGGCGGTCACCGACCAGGCGATCCGGGCCCTGGCCGCGCGCGGCAAGCCGCTGGTCTCCATCCTGTGGGGGCGGGCGGCCCGCAACCTGCGGCCGCTCCTGGGCGACCTGCCGGTGGTGGAGTCCTCGCACCCCTCCCCCAAGTCGGCGGACTACGGCTTCTTCGGCTCGCGGCCGTTCAGCAGGACGAACGAACTGCTCGTGGGCCAGGGATCACAGCCTGTGGACTGGCGCTTGCCGTCCGTCAGTTGAGCGTATCTGCAATTCAACGGATAAATACGGACAGATGCGGCACGGGAAGGCCCTGCCCGAACACCTTGTTCCGATAAGCCAGTAGCATGCGGCGCCATGAGCTCCCCCACTGGCCCCGCAAACGGCCTGCCCGTACGAATGCCGCGACCCCGCCCGACCGGACGGCACCGCCGGCCCGAGCCCGCGGCTGCGCCCGAGGGCGCGCCCGCGCTGGTGCTCGCCGTGCCCGGTGCGCCCTCGGCCGCCTCGCGGGGGCTCGCGGAAGAGATCATCAGCATCGGCCGCTCCGAGCTGCCGGGCCTCGACGCCCGCATCGGCTTCCTGGAGGGTGACGACGCGTCCGAGTTCCCGTCGCTGTCCGGCGTGCTGAGCGCCGTCGCGGCCGACCGGACCGCGCGTGCGGAGTTCGCGCGCGCCGCCGGCCACGAGGTCCCCGAGCAGACCGGTCCGGACGCCGTGGTCGTCCCGCTGCTGGCCGGCCCGGACAGCGACCTGCTGCGCCGGATGCGCCAGGCGCTGATGGACTCCTCCGCCGCCGCCGAACTGGCCGACGTCCTCGGCCCGCACCCGCTGCTGGCCGAAGGCCTGCACGTGCGCCTCTCCGAGGCCGGTCTGGCCCGCGCCGACCGCGCCCGCCTCTTCACCGTGACCACCGCCGCCGACGGCATCGTCCTGGCCACCACCGGTGGCGAGGAGGCCGTCCAGGCCGCCGGGATCACCGGCATGCTGCTCGCCGCCCGGCTCGCCGTGCCCGTCCAGGCCGCCGCGCTGGACCAGGAGGGCTCGGTGGCCGCCGTCGCCGAGCAGCTGCGCCGCGAGGGCTCCACGCAGCTCGCGCTCGCCCCGTACCTGATCGGCCCGGAGGCCGCGGACGGGCTGCTGGACACCGCGTGCAAGGAGGCGGACTGCGCCACCGCCGAGGTGCTCGGTGCCTACCCGGCGCTCGGCAAGCTGGCCGTCGCGCAGTACACGGCGGCTCTGGGCATCCCCCAGAGCGCCCCCGCGCACTGATCCGCAGCCCGACACGTCGCGAAGGCCCCCGCGGCCCCGGTTTCCCCGGGAGCCGCGGGGGCCTTCGCGACGTATGGGCCTGGGCCCCTCGGGGGTGTCCGGCGGATCAGGGGCGGACACCCCTAGGGGCTGTATCGAGTTGCCCCGTGGAGCAAGGAGCGGCGTTCGGTGCGTGCCCTCGGCGTGCGGGACGAATGTCCTCGTAGCGGAGCTACCAGGACATTCGGCTCGTGCGCCGAGGGTGCGTGCCGGGCGTCGCGACGCCGCGGGGCAACTCGATACAGCCCCTAAGCCTCCAGGACCACACAGGTGGCGGCCGGTACGGGCAGCGAGCCCGCCCGCCGCGGCCGGCCGGTCAGCGGGTCCACGTCGAACCAGGTGACGTCGCCCGAGTGCTCGTTGGCCGCGTAGAGGCGGCTCCCCGCGGCGTTGACGGCGAGGTCCCGGGGCCACGCGCCGCCGCAGTCCACCGCACCGGCCGGCCGCGGCCTTTCCGGCCCGTCGGCGAGCGAGAGCGTGACGATCACGTCCGCCCCGCGGACGGCCGCCCAGAGGAACCGGCCGTCGGGCGACGCCACGATCGCCGACGGATACACCCGTGCGGCGCCTGAGGTGCCCGAGGGGGCGACCGGGACCTCGTGGACCGGTTCCAGGTGTCCCGATGCGCCGTTCCAGCGGCAGACGGTCACCTGCGGCTCCAGCTCGTGCAGGACGTAGACGGTCCCGCCCTCCGGATGGAAGACCAGGTGGCGGGGCCCGGTCCCGGCGCGCAGCGGCGTCTCGGAGTGCACCCGCAGCCCGCCCGTGTCCACGTCCGGCACGCAGACCCGTACCGAGTCGGTGCCGAGGTCCACGCCGAGCACCCAGCGGCCGGCCGGGTCGGGCAGCACCTGGTGGGCGTGCGGACCCGCCTGCCGCGCGGTGTCGGGGCCGGAGCCCCGGTGCGGGAGGACGCGGGCCGGGCCGGCCGGGCTGCCGTCGGCGGCCAGCTCGATGCTGCTGACGCTGCCCGAGGTGTAGTTGGCGGTGAACAGGCGGCGGCCCGCGACGCTGACATGGGTGGGTCCAGAGCCGCCGACGCGCACGGGGGCGCCCAGCGGGGCGAGGCCCCCGGCGGTGGCCCGGAAGGCCGTGACCTCGCCCCGCTCGGTCTCGCTCACCGCGTACAGCACGCCGGTGTCCCGGGCCAGGGCGAGGTACGACGGATCCTCGGCGGTGGCGACCGAGAGCGGGGTCAGCGCCCCGGTCTTCGGATCCACGGTCGCGATGGTCACACCGCGGCCGCCCCCCGAGGTGAAGGAGCCGATGTAGGCCCGGTGTTCGCCGCTTCGGTCCGTGCTGTCAGCGCCGCCCACAGGAAACCCCTCTCACCGCCGTCGGATCCGTCCGGAGCCGACGGTAACAGAAGGTCTAGACCAAATCCCGTCCCTGGGCCCGATCCCGCGCGCCGGGGTGGTGGACGTAGGCCGTACTGCTGGGCCGGTCCTGGTAGGTGCGGTGGAAGACGGGGGTGGCGGAACCGGAGATCGGCGGCACGATCCAGGACCAGTCCGCGCCCACCTCACGACCCTTGCGCTCCTCCCGTTCCAGGTGGGAGAGGAAGCGCCGGGATTCGCTGTGGTGGTCGGCGATGGTGACCCCGGCGCGGTCGAAGGAGTGCAGGACCGCCCGGTTGAGCTCGACGAGGGCGCGGTCCTTCCACAGGGAGCGGTCGCTGGTGGTGTCCAGGCCCAGGCGTCGGGCGACGGCGGGCAGGAGGTTGTAGCGGTCGGTGTCGGCGAGGTTGCGTGCGCCGATCTCCGTGCCCATGTACCAGCCGTTGAAGGGGGCGGCCGGGTAGTGGATGCCGCCGATCTCCAGGCACATGTTGGAGATGGCGGGTACGGCGTGCCAGCGCAGGCCCCAGTCGGACCAGCCGGCGCCGTCGGGGTGGTCGATCGGCACCTCCAGGACGGCGTCAGCGGGGGTGTCGAACCAGCGGGGTTTGTCGTCGACTCCCTGGACCACCAGCGGGAGCAGGTCGAAGGGGGTGCCGGCGCCGCCGGACCAGCCGAGCTGGAGCAGGGCCTCCGTCAGCGGGGCGTTGCGGGCGTCGCCGACGGTTATGGAGGGGTGGTCGCCGTAGCCGGCGTATCTGACGAGCTGCTCGCTCCAGATCACCGGCCCCGCCCGGTCCGGGGTCCCGGGGGCGAAAACCGTGATGGTGGGCCTGACACGGCCGCCGTTCGTCGCCTCGCGCAGGTGCTCGAAGCACTCTGCGGCGATCGCGTCGGCGTCGGTGAGCCCGCGGCGGTCGCGGACCCGCAGCGAGTTCCAGTAGAGCCTGCCTATGCAGCGGTTGCTGTTGCGCCAGGCCACGCGCGCTCCGTGGACCAGCTCGGCGGGCGTGTGCACATAGGTTCCGGTGTCGGCGAGCTCTGCCCTCACGGCGGCGAGCCGGGCGCGGGGATCACCCGCGCCGGCGTTCTCCCGGTGGAAGAGTCGGATGAACTCCTCGGCCGCCTGCCACACCTGCGCGGTGGTGGAGCGCTGTTGAAGGATTTCCATTCCGGCGGGTTACCCCCTGTCCGACCAGATCCACCCTG
This DNA window, taken from Streptomyces sp. TN58, encodes the following:
- a CDS encoding sirohydrochlorin chelatase, with the translated sequence MSSPTGPANGLPVRMPRPRPTGRHRRPEPAAAPEGAPALVLAVPGAPSAASRGLAEEIISIGRSELPGLDARIGFLEGDDASEFPSLSGVLSAVAADRTARAEFARAAGHEVPEQTGPDAVVVPLLAGPDSDLLRRMRQALMDSSAAAELADVLGPHPLLAEGLHVRLSEAGLARADRARLFTVTTAADGIVLATTGGEEAVQAAGITGMLLAARLAVPVQAAALDQEGSVAAVAEQLRREGSTQLALAPYLIGPEAADGLLDTACKEADCATAEVLGAYPALGKLAVAQYTAALGIPQSAPAH
- a CDS encoding nitric oxide synthase oxygenase, whose translation is MEILQQRSTTAQVWQAAEEFIRLFHRENAGAGDPRARLAAVRAELADTGTYVHTPAELVHGARVAWRNSNRCIGRLYWNSLRVRDRRGLTDADAIAAECFEHLREATNGGRVRPTITVFAPGTPDRAGPVIWSEQLVRYAGYGDHPSITVGDARNAPLTEALLQLGWSGGAGTPFDLLPLVVQGVDDKPRWFDTPADAVLEVPIDHPDGAGWSDWGLRWHAVPAISNMCLEIGGIHYPAAPFNGWYMGTEIGARNLADTDRYNLLPAVARRLGLDTTSDRSLWKDRALVELNRAVLHSFDRAGVTIADHHSESRRFLSHLEREERKGREVGADWSWIVPPISGSATPVFHRTYQDRPSSTAYVHHPGARDRAQGRDLV
- a CDS encoding lactonase family protein, with the translated sequence MGGADSTDRSGEHRAYIGSFTSGGGRGVTIATVDPKTGALTPLSVATAEDPSYLALARDTGVLYAVSETERGEVTAFRATAGGLAPLGAPVRVGGSGPTHVSVAGRRLFTANYTSGSVSSIELAADGSPAGPARVLPHRGSGPDTARQAGPHAHQVLPDPAGRWVLGVDLGTDSVRVCVPDVDTGGLRVHSETPLRAGTGPRHLVFHPEGGTVYVLHELEPQVTVCRWNGASGHLEPVHEVPVAPSGTSGAARVYPSAIVASPDGRFLWAAVRGADVIVTLSLADGPERPRPAGAVDCGGAWPRDLAVNAAGSRLYAANEHSGDVTWFDVDPLTGRPRRAGSLPVPAATCVVLEA
- a CDS encoding uracil-DNA glycosylase: MAARPLNEIVEPGWARALEPVATQIAAMGDFLRAEIAAGRKYVPAGAQVLRAFQQPFDEVKVLIVGQDPYPTPGHAVGLSFSVAPDVRPVPPSLDNIFLEMHRDIGTGRPANGDLTPWTRQGVLLLNRSLTTAPRRSNAHQGKGWEAVTDQAIRALAARGKPLVSILWGRAARNLRPLLGDLPVVESSHPSPKSADYGFFGSRPFSRTNELLVGQGSQPVDWRLPSVS